The DNA region CTCATTTTCGCGGCTCTTCAAAAGATCCTGATACTCCGCAATGAGCCTCCCCGACTCCTGACGCTCCTTGGCAAGCTGGGACTGCACTTGGCTGGAAGTGAGCTCTGCGGTGTCGAGTTTGTCCTTGAGAGATTTGATTTCGCTCTCAAGTCGAGTCTGAACGGCCATGCGCCGCTGTTCAAAATCAGCCGTGACTTCCAAAACCTGGTGTTTGTTGTCCTCTTGCAATGCCAGCACTTGCCTGGAGAGATTGTCTGCCCGGCGCTGCGCTTCGGTGGAAGCGGCCTCGGCTGCCTCAAGCGCCTGCATAGCATCATGATAGCGGGCTTGCAAAGAATCCACTTGATCGCGCATTCCGGATACTTCGCGAACGGCCTCGATGCGGTCCTTTTCCAGGAGAGCCAAATTCTCCTGGACCTGGGCATTGCGCATTTCCAACTGCCGGCTGCGCCGCTGCCACTCGGCCAATTCCCTTTCCATCTCCACATTGGAACGCTCGGCATCCAGCGCGCGCTGATGCAAGTCCACCGATTTCTCCTGGACTTCACGCAATTGCACTCGCGCCGTACTCAATTCGTCAAAAAGCGCCCGGTTGTCTTCCTTAAGACGCTCGATTATCTGATTCGCCTCGCCCAGCCTCCCCTGCGCAGCCACAGCCGCTTCTTCAACCGCGCTCACCCGGTTGCGCAAAACAGAAGTTGAATCCCCGCCGGCCAAAGGCCTGTTTGGAAGGCTCGAGGGCGGATCCGCATAGGTCGGAGCCGAAGTCACAGACGCCATGGACGCGGGGCGCGGCACTGCCCCGATCTCCTTGCGGATATTGTTGAGTTCCGTGTTGACCTCCTGGATCTCCAGATCCACGAGATCCATGCTCTCCCATCCCACATGGCGCAAGGCAATGCGGTTCAAAGTCCGCAAGGCACGGTGGTAGGCCTCCACCGCATCAGCGGTTTTACCCTGCTTCAGCAAATTTTTCGCCTCTTGGCGGTCAGTGCGGGATTGCTCATAGAGCTCAATAGGAGATTGCGCGTACGAGACGCACGGGGAGACAAATAGAAGACTTAGTGTTAGGAAGCTTGTCGCAAGACAAACGGATCTCAAGCAGTCACCTGTTCAGAGGCTTGTTCGCCGGCCTCAGCTGGGTTCTCGACCTTCTTCTGAGATTCCTCAATGAACTGCCCCATCTTTCGAAATTTATCATAACGCTTTTCAACCAAAGTCTCTACTGGTAATTGGGTTAGTTCATCCAGATCGCGCTTCAAGTGCGTACGCAGCAGGTCGATCATCTGCGGCGGATTGCGGTGAACGCCGCCCAACGGCTCCTCCACCATGGCGTCAACCACACCGAGTTTGAGGAGGTCCCCGGCCGTAATCTTAAGCACATCGGCAGCCGTGGAAGCCCGCGCCGGGTCCTTCCACAAAATGGCGGCGCAACCCTCCGGAGAAATGACCGAGTAATAGGCGTATTGGAGGACGTTGACCCGGTCGGCAATGCCGATGCCCAGCGCGCCCCCGGAACCTCCCTCTCCGATAACAGTCACCACAATCGGCACGCGCAGCACAGACATCTCTCTGAGATTGTGCGCAATCAAGTGCGCCTGGCCGCGCTCCTCGGCCCCAATGCCCGGATAAGCGCCCGGCGTATCCACAAGGATAATGATCGGGCGGCCGAACTTCTCGGCGAGGTGCATAAGACGCATCGCCTTGCGGTAACCCTCCGGATGCGCGGAACCAAAATTGCGCATGATGTTCTCTTTGACATCCCGGCCCTTTTGGTGGCCGAGGATCATCACCGGCATTCCCTCAAAAATCGCAAGCCCCCCGATAATGGCCTTGTCATCCGCAAACGCACGGTCCCCGTGCAATTCAACGAAATTCCGGGTCATCCCTTTGATATAGTCGCTTGTATAAAGCCGGTCCGGATGACGGGCAATGCGAATACGCTGCCATGG from Candidatus Omnitrophota bacterium includes:
- a CDS encoding acetyl-CoA carboxylase carboxyltransferase subunit alpha, which translates into the protein MGKHVLEFEKPVFELEAQIQKLRDLAIEQGVDLNHEITQLEATLANTERAVYESLSPWQRIRIARHPDRLYTSDYIKGMTRNFVELHGDRAFADDKAIIGGLAIFEGMPVMILGHQKGRDVKENIMRNFGSAHPEGYRKAMRLMHLAEKFGRPIIILVDTPGAYPGIGAEERGQAHLIAHNLREMSVLRVPIVVTVIGEGGSGGALGIGIADRVNVLQYAYYSVISPEGCAAILWKDPARASTAADVLKITAGDLLKLGVVDAMVEEPLGGVHRNPPQMIDLLRTHLKRDLDELTQLPVETLVEKRYDKFRKMGQFIEESQKKVENPAEAGEQASEQVTA